TCGAGACGACGATGCGGGCGCTGGACGACGCCGTCCGCCGGGGTCACGTTCGCTATCTCGGCGCCTCCTCGATGTGGGCCCACCAGTTCGCCGAGTCGCTCCAGACGAGCGATCGGCTGGGCCTCGAGCGGTTCGTCACGATGCAGAACCACTACAACCTCGTCTACCGCGAGGAAGAGCGAGAGATGCTGCCCCTCTGCAAGACGGAAGACGTCGGCGTCGTCCCGTGGTCGCCGCTGGCGCGGGGCTACCTCACCCGACCCCACGAGGAGATCGACGCGACGACCCGCGGCGAGAACGAGGAGCACCTGTACGATCACCCCTACCGCGAGGGCGGCGGCCGGGAGATCAACGAGCGCGTCGCCGAAATCGCCGCCGACAAGGGCGCGACGATGGCCCAGATCAGCCTCGCGTGGCTGCTCCACAAGGACTGGGTCGACGCCCCCATCGTCGGGACGACAAGCGTCGAACACCTAGAGCAGGCCGTCGAAGCGCTCGAGATCGATCTCTCCGCATCCGATATCGCCTACCTCGAGGAACCGTACGAACCGGTGCCGGTGTCGGGCCACAGCTGAGGCTGTGACTGGGAGGACGATGCCATCTCGGGTTCACGGAATCTCCGCGACGGCCTCGTGCAGTTCGTCCCCGGTCCGCCACTCGTACAGCCGCCCCTCGGATTCGAACAGCTCGAAGACGCCGTCCTCCATCCAGCCGTAGGGGTGGTGTGCCTCGGGGTACTCGCGCTTGAGCACGTGGGTTTTCTCGAAGTACTCCTCGGTGCCCGCGAGCAGCCCCTGTTCGACGAGGAAGCCGCTGGGCTCGTTCTCGGCGACGCCAACGACGTGGCTCACGAGGTCCGCGAGCAGGCAGAACTTCGCGATGCCGTTCTCCCAGTCGCCGCGGACGTCGCTCATAAGAAACGCGTAGGCGTCGTCGCGCCGGTTGAGGCGGTTGACGACGAGATCCAGCCGGCCCATCGGTCCGGGATCGTAGTTCCCGAGGACGAAATACGAGCGCTCGGTCTCGTAGATCGGCGTCAGATCGCTCAGCGCGCGGAGCAGTTCCTCGTTGTCCGCGAGCGAGCGCTCCTCGACCTCGAGGCGCTCCGTCGCGCTCGTGAGCACTGCCTCGGGAACGGGCGGCGACTCGTCGGTCATACCCCACGGTTCAAAGGAGACGACAATAGGGTTTGCTCCACGGTTTCCGTTTCCGAAACGCGACTGGCCCCTTGAGAGCACCCGTGGGAAAACACTCCAGAGTAGTTTACTCCAGAGTAAACTACTTTGCGGAGGGGTCCGTAGGGCCTTGCATGAGTACCGACGTGGGCGCGGCCGACGGGGCAGCGGGGCGCGAACTCCTCCACTTCGTCACCCAGGAGACCCGGTTCGCGATCGTCGCCAACATCCTTCAACACCCCGAGGGGCTGCCCTCGATGTATGAACTCGAGGAGCTGAATCCCAGCGTCAGCGACGCGACCGTCTACAAACACGTCCAGAAGCTGATCGACGCCGGGATCGTCGAGGCGGTCGCGCTGCCCGACGACGAGCGCCGGCAGGGCTATCCCTGGAAGTTCTACGGCCTGACCGACGAGGGCCGGGCGTTCCTCGAGCGACACAACCTGCTGCAGGCCGAGGCGACGCTCGAGCGGATTTACGGAACGATTTCCGATAAATCCGAGAAGATGGTCAAATACGAGAACGCGCCGCGTCCCAACCGAAACTGAGTCCAGACTCGAGTTCGGGTCGTTTCTCTCGTTACCCCTCAGCCGCTGTCTCCGCCAGCACGGTTTCCAGCGCGTCGATCTGTTCGGGGAGCCGGTCTCTGTACGCCTCGGCGCGCTCGCGCCCTCGCTCCGCGAACCCCTCGTAGACGTCCGGATCGTCGAGTTTTTCGATCGCTTCGGCCCAGGCGTCCGGATCGGTGTACTCGTCGACGAGCAGGCCCGCGCCGCTGCAGGCCTCCGGTAGCCCGCCGCGGTGGCTCGCGACGACTGGAATGCCGTTCCACATCGCCTCGAGAACGACGCGGCCGAACGCCTCCGCCCAGACAGACGGGACCAGCAGCACGCCCGTCTTCGCGTAGACCTCCAGAATCCCCGGCTCGCTCGTGAACGCGACGTTCTCGAGGTCGTCGAACGCCACGTCGGTCGGGCCACGCTCCAGGATCTCCGCCTCGGGAACGTCGGACGGGGCGCCGTGGAACGTGCTGCCCTGGAGGTGCAGCGCCTCGACGTCCCAGCTGAAGTCGTCGTTTCGGAAACTGTACCAGCCACCCTTCGCCAGGAACTCCCGGTCGGGGAACCGCTCGGCGACCGCTCGGAAGGTGTGCCCGCCCTTCATGTCGATCGGATTGATCATTGAGATCCGATCCGACGGTCCCTCCGGCGCGGTGTAAAAATCGAAGTCGATGTGCGGGTAGACGAGCGTCGAGTCGCGCCCCCAGACGCTCGTGATCCACTGCTGGGTGTACCGCGAGTTCGCGACGAACCGCGTCGGCGAGAGGTCGGCGACGACTTCCTCCGTCGCGTGGGTCGTCGTCAGCGAGAGAACGGTCGGGACACCGTGCTCCGCGGCCGCCTCGAGCGCGATATCGGCCCAGAGGTCTTGTACGAGCGCGACGTCGTACTCCCCGTCCGTTAGCCGTGCCGCGATTTCGTCGCGCGGCTCGAAGCCGGACAGTTCCGTGATCTCGATCCCGTCCTCGACGCGCGAGGCGTCCGATTCGCCGTGGCAAATGACGTCGATATCGACGCCCCGTTGGCGAAGTTCGTCGATCCACTTGTCAACCGTGTTCGCCGCGCCGCCGATCGAACTGATCGGGTTCGACGCGCTGATGTATGCTATCTTCATGCTATCGGGGGCCGAAGTAAACGGCGAACGCGAATAGGACGTTCCCTCAGCCGTCCGGCAGTTTATAACCCCTCGAGAGTCCATGCTGGAGCGGCCACTCAGCTCATGAACAGCCGCCGCCCCGCGCGCTCGTGGCACATCCCCATGATCTCGGCCAGCGGCGCGAACGAAACCATCGCTTCCGGCTCGTCGTCGACGTGGCGCTCGCAGACCGCGGCGATCACGGGCTCGAGGGCCGCGAGCACCGACTGGATCTCCGTGTGACCGAACCGGCCGAGCCGTTGGGCCGCGCCCAGCAACCCTGTCACGAACGCGTGGGCGTGGGCCAGGCAGGCCTCGCGTCGCGAGAGCCCCCGCGCCTGCGCGACGACGCCGAAGGCGACCGGGTAGTGGCCCGGGGTCTCGTCGGCCGCGACGGCATCGGCGACGGCCGACTCGAGGTCGGATACGTCGGACTCGGTTTCGTCAGAACCCTCGGCGCCGTCCTTGGTATCGGTCTCGGCCAGTAGCTCGCAGAGCTTCGCCCCGGCTTTCGTCGAACTCTCGCGGAACTCGCGAGGCATGGTTACCGCGTGAAGGCGTTCGTCGACCGCCAGCAGCGCCTCGACGTCCCCTGCCGCGCTCGCTGCGTGGGCGTTGGCCAGCGCCACGGTCTCGCAGGGGCCGACCACGCGTCGGAGGTAGGCCGCGATCAACTCCCGCAGATCGTCGCCGTCTTCGATCCGGTCTTCGTTTATGTACTGCTCGAGGCCGTAGGAGGCCGTGTATCCGCCGACCGGCAGGAACGAGTCCGAGAGCCGAAGTGCGGATAGGAACGCGCTCGCATCTGCACTCGAATCCGGTGTCCGGTCCGAGTCCGCGTTCGGTTCCGGAGACTCCGGCTCCGTGTTCCGTTCAGTGGTCATGGTCGTATTCGTGAGAGTGACCATTGCCGTGTTCGGCGGAGTCGTGACCCTGTCCGTCATGCCCGTGAGTATGCCCGCCGTGTTCGTGGGTGTGGCCGTGGTCGTGATCCCCCTCGTGGCCGTGATCGACGCCGCGAGCGCCGGCGTCGTCGATATCCGTCACGAACAGGTCCGCCTCGACGGTCGTCTCCCACACCTCCGAGCCCGGGACGACGTCGGCGACGACGCGCTCGACGATGTGGCGGTCGGCCTCGAGCGGAACATAGACCGTCCCGCCTTCGACCGCCAGATCCCAGTGCTGGTTGCCGATGCGGTGGCCGAGTTCGACCGCGGCCTCGAGCGCCTCGTCGGTCGCGTCGGGCAGCGAGACGGCCAGCACGTCCCGCGGTTCGAAGGCGACGACGATCATCCGATCGTCCTCGACCAGCAGCACGTCGCCGGCCGAGACCGCGGCCGTGTCGACGATAACGCCGACGTCCGTCCCGGCGTCGGTCGTCGCGCGGAACCGCGAGCGCCGCCGCTCGTCCGCGTCGATGACGACGCGCTCGAGGGTCCCGCGCTCGTCGTGCTCCGCACGTAACGCGGCCAGTTCGTCGTCGGCGTGGACGTTGCCGACGACGCCGTCGATGCGCTCCATCAGTACCGCCGGTCGGCAGGTGCGCCGACCCCCAGTAGCCGCCGTCTGGTTTCGTCCCATGCGGCCCGCAGCGTCTCGGTCACGTCGGCCTCGCGGTCGCCGAGAATGCGAACGATCGCGCCGGCCTCATGCGGAAGTGTGGAGACGCCCGCTTCGACGCCGTCGCGGTCCGAGAGCCGCTCGTGGATGCCCTCGATCAGCGACTCGAGGGTGGCCGGTTCCGGGTCGGTCTCCGGAGCGGCAGCGGTCGCCCCCGCGATCTCGTCGCTCGAGGCGGGCGCGAAGACGTACAGCGAGCCGACGACGCCGTACTCGCCGACGCTGGCCGGATCGCGCGGCTCGCGCTCGCTCGGCCGGAGATCGACGGCGTCAGCACAGACCAGTCGACCGTCGCGTTCGGCCTCGACGCGCGCGTGGTAGTGGTCGAACCCGAACGGCTCGTGGTCGGTCAACCCGTCCGGGACCAGCACGTCCGCGACGACGACGCAGGCGTCGTCGGCGAGGGCGACGTCGATCGTCTGGAGACACCGCGCGTCCTCGTTGACGATCGTCGGACCCGGCACGTACTCGAGGTAACTCCCCGATTCCGCTCGGAGCGAGGCATCGAGGTGGGCGTAGTTGGCGTCCATGCTGTGAACCTTCGTCGCGCTCTGTGTCGTCACGTGCGCGCGAGCCCCCTCGCGGGTTTCGATCCACAGCCGGTGGCGGTCGCCCTGTGCCACGCCGCCGGTGGGTTCCTGCGCGAGGAGGGTCGTCAGCCCCGGCGCCGGATCGGTCTCGAGGGTGCCCGTCAGGTGGTAGGGGACCTTCACGCGATCGCGGATCAGCCGAGTCGGACCGTCGTCCCGCCGGGCGAACGCCGCCTCGAGCAGCCCGTTCTTCCCCGGGCCGCCGGCCGGTGCCTGCGCGAGCGACTCGTCGGCGTAGCCCTCGAAAGCCGGCGGCAGGGACGTCCCCTCGTCCGGCATCGAAGAGCGCCCCGCGCTCACGCGAACAGCACCTCCCGCTCGACGTGCTCGAGCACCGCGTCGACCCCCTCGGCGTCCTTGCAGTTGGTGAAGACGAAGGGGTCGTCGCCGCGCACCTCGCTGGCGTCCGCTTCGATCACGTCCAGATCGGCGTCGACGTGGGGCGCGAGATCAGTTTTGTTGACGACCAGCAAATCGGCCTGCGTGACGCCGGGCCCTCGCTTGCGCGGGATGTCCTCGCCCTCGGCGACCGAGATGACGAACAGGAAGTAGTCGGCCAGTTCGGGGTTGAACGTCGCGGCGAGGTTGTCGCCGCCGCTCTCGATCAGGACGACGTCCAGTTCGGGATGGCGCTCGGTGAACTCGTCGATGGCGGCGAGGTTCATCGACGGGTCCTCGCGGATACCGGTGTGCGGACAGGCGCCCGTTTCGACGCCTTCGACGAGGTCCGCGGGCAGCAGATCGGCAAACGACTCCCGGAAGACGTCGGCGTCCTCCTGGGTCATGATGTCGTTGGCGATGACGCCGACCTCGTAGTCGCGCTCGACGAGTTCCGGCACGAGTCGCTTGACCAAGGCCGTCTTCCCGGAACCGACGGGACCGCCGAGGCCGACCTTCGCGACGTCTCGGTACCCCATTATTCCACCTCCCCCTCGAGGTCCTCGCCGGGGTCCGGATCGACCGTCTCGAGTTGCTCGGGGCCGTCGGCTCGGATCGGGTCGTGGATCGTCACGAGCTTGGTGCCGTCGGGGAAGACGGGTTCGATCTGGATCATGTCGACCATCTCGGGGACGCCGTCCATCACGTCCTCGCGAGTCAGTAGTTGGGTCGCCTCCGAGCGGATCTGCGAGACGGACTTACCCTCGCGAGCGGCCTCGCAGGCCCAGTCGGAGATGTAGGCGACCGTTTCGGGGTGGTTGAGCTTCACGCCGCGGTCCTTGCGTCGTCGGGCGAGTTCCGCGGCCATGAACACCGTGAGCCGTTCCATCTCCTTCGGCGAGAGGTTCATCCCCATCGGCCCACCTCCGTCGGGCGGCTCGAGAGCGGACGTGTTGGTCGAGATCGCGGTTGCGTCGCCGGTATGGTCGGAATCGTCGTCAGGGTCGAGGCTGTGTCTTCGGAATCCATATTCAGAGCAGGTATCGCTGTGCGAGCGGCACTTCCTCGGCTGGGTCGCAGGTAACGTGTTCGCCGTCCACTTCGACCTCGAACGTCTGGGCGTCGATCTCGATGTCGTCCGGACAGTGATCGTTGTGCAGCATGTCGGACTTTCGGACGTCTCGAGTGCCCTCGACGGGGCGGACGGGCGTTTTCAGGTCGTAGGCGTCGCCGACCTCGTTCTCGTCGGCGGCCTCGCTGACGAACGTCACCGAGAGGCCGTGTTTCGCCCGGCCCTGCGCGCCGGCGCGCTCGCGACCGATCACGGGTTCGCAGGTCATCAGCGAGCCGTTGGCCTCGCCCATCTGAGACCAGACCGGGAAGCCGCCCTTGATCACGGCCTTCGGCTTGACGCCGAAGAAGGCCGGATCCCACAGGGCGATGTCGGCGAGTTTGCCGGGCTCGAGCGAGCCGACGTAATCATCGATTCCCGCGGTGATGGCGGGGTTGATCGTGTACTTCGCGACGTACCGTTTGATACGGGCGTTATCGGCGTCGGTTCCCTCGTCGGCCTCGAGCGGGCCGCGCTGAGCCTTCATCTTATGGGCGGTCTGCCACGTGCGGCTGATCAGTTCGGCCATCCGCCCCATCGCCTGCGAGTCGGTGGTCATCATCGAGATGGCCCCCGTGTCGTGGAGGACGTCCTCGGCGCCGATCGTCTCGGCGCGGATACGTGACTCGGCGAAGGCTACGTCTTCGGGGATGTCCGGATCGAGGTGGTGACAGACCATCACCATGTCCAGGTGTTCGTCGAACGTGTTCTCGGTGTAGGGCATCGAGGGGTTCGTCGACGACGGCAGCATGTGCTCGTGGCCGATCAACTCGAGGACGTCCGGCGCGTGGCCGCCGCCGGCGCCCTCGATATGGAAGGTGTGGATCGCGCGCCCGTCGATGGCGTCGAAGGTGTGCTCGACGAAGCCCGACTCGTTCAGCGTGTCCGTGTGGATACAGACCTGGACGTCCTCCTCGTCGGCCACCTCGAGACAGGTGTCGATGGCAGCGGGCGTCGACCCCCAGTCCTCGTGGAGCTTCATCCCGCAGGCGCCGGCCTCGATCTGCTCGACGAGCGCCTCGGGCCGGCTGCTGTTGCCCTTCGCGTAGAAGCCGACGTTGACCGGCCAGTCCTCGGCGGCCTGGAGGAACCGCTGGATATTGCGGGGACCGGGGGTACAGGTCGTCGCACCGCCCCCGAAGCCGCCGCCGAGCATCGTCGTGACGCCGGCGCCGAGGGCGTGTTCGACCAGCTGCGGGCTGTTGAAGTGGACGTGAATGTCCAGCGCGCCGGGGGTCGCGATCAGCCCGTCGGCGGGGATAGTGTCGGTGCTCGGCCCGATCACCATGTCGACGCCGTCCATGGTGTCGGGGTTGCCGGCCTTCCCGACGCCGACGATCTTCCCGTCGCGGACGCCGATGTCGCCCTTGCAGATCCCCAGCACGGGATCGATGATCACGACGTTCGTGAAGGCCCAGTCGAGGGTCCCTTCGGCCTGGGTTGTGCCCGACTGCATCCCCATCCCGTCGCGCATCGTCTTCCCGCCGCCGAAGACGGCCTCCTCGCCGGGGACGCCGTAGTCGGTCTCGATCTCCGCGAAGAGATTCGTGTCTCCGAGTCGGAGGTGATCGCCCTCGGTCGCGCCGAACAGTTCCGCGTACTCCTCGCGGGGGAGGTCGCGGCTCATTCGTCGCCCTCCGTTGTTTCGTCGACCGCCGGATCCGCGATGTAGCCGCGCTCTCGAGCGCGCTCCATGGCGCGCGTTTTCACGGCGTCGTCGTCGAGGTCGCCCTCGACGAGGCCGCCCATGCCATAGACGGTGCGGTCGCCGCCGATCGCGACGAGGTCGACCTCGCGTTCGCAGCCGGGTTCGAATCGGACCGCGGTTCCCGCCGGAACGTCGAGTCGCATCCCGTAGGCGGTTTCACGATCGAACGCGAGCCCGGGGTTGATCTCGAAGAAGTGAAAGTGCGAGCCGACCTGCACGGGTCGATCGCCGGTGTTCTCGACGGTCACCGTCGCGGTCTCGCGACCCTCGTTGAGTCGAACCGGCTCCTCGGCCGGGCGCAGTTCGCCCGGGACGAACTCGCTCATCGATCGATCACGTCGGTCCTCGAACCGACAGCCGTGCGAAAACGATAGCTCATCACGACGCCAGATAGGCGGACGAACAACGTAAATAGATCCGTGGATGACAATACTTGCTCAACTAATTTCGAGGTTCTAGCAGAAGGTGCACGAAACCGGATTATACAAACTTCGGTTGATAAATGACCCACAAGGACCGAATATTCGTTCGATTATTCGCTCGCCCACGCGGATCGACACCCGCCTTCGGCGTCGTCCGCGGCACACAGGTCGATCCGCCGTTGCGGTGTCGCCCTACGGTCATCGCCGAGCCGATTCTTCGTCCCCGACCGCCAAACGGCCGCTCGAGTCGTCGTCCCCGATGATCCGCTCGGAACTTGACGAGTCGGCAAAATAATACGGGATTGAGAATCGAATACGACATCGTTATCATAAAACGGTATCGGCGGTCGCGAACTGACGGCGCAACGCGGCGACTCGAGAACGGTGCCCATTCGTCGAGCAATATCGAGATGGTCCAACGTTCACAAACATCGTTACGGTAGAAGTCGTCGCATTCTATTTCGGTTCGAATGTGAACGTTTGCTAAATTCGAGCGTAGAGCCGGAGCACCGTCGAAATATCTCGGATTTCCGGAACCGAACGAGGACATAATATCCGATTCTGAGAGGTTCGTGTTGGAGAAATATCGTCGGTAACGACCTGCTCTGGAGCCTTCAGTGAAACCCCCCGTTCGTCGATCTGCGGAATATCGCTCTTCGACGCCGCTATTCGATGAATTCGGCGACCGTTTGCAGCTATACGCGGGAGAAATCGGATATTCGTCCGAAGTACTAGGGACTACAGTCCCATTTCGGATGATTACCCACTACCCGAGACAACTATAGCGATTGTACTCTCTTGAGATAACCCTTTTATACCTGCTCTATTTTCAAGCACTCAGACATATGATCGGACAATCGTGGTCCATTAGACGAGATACGTCCGGGAAGGACCAAGGAACTCGACCGACGGCCGACAGAGGGCAACTGAGATGAGCGCACCGACCGATCCGACGGGTGCGACCGGCGCCGGTGATCGCACGTGACCGGACGTCAGTGTTCCCGACGCGACGTTCTCGCCGGAGGCTCCGCGAGCGCCCTCGCCGGACTCGCCGGCTGCGTCGCGGAAGGCGGCCTCGTCGGTCTCGGCGACGGCTCGAGCGGGCCGACGGTCGCCATCCTCGAGGACCGCTCCGGGACGTTCGCGCTGACGGGGACTGCCAAGTACCGAACGACGAAGCTGGCCATCGAGGAGATCAACCGCGACGGCGGGATCCTGGGCGAGGAGATCGACGTCTTCGCCCCGGACCCGCAGTCGGACAACATGCGCTACCAGGACCTCTCCCGGTACGCGATCTACCGGGAGGACGTCGACGTCATGTGGGCCGGCTACTCGAGCGCGACCCGGGAGGCGATCCGGCCGATCGTCAACGAACACGAGCAGCTGTACTTCTACACGACCCAGTACGAGGGCGGCGTCTGCGATAAGACCGTCTTCCCGCTGGGCGCGACGGCCCGCCAGCAACTCGGCGCGGTCGTCCCCTACATGATCGAGGAGTACGGCGACGAGATCTACACGATCGCCGCGGACTACAACTTCGGCCAGCTGTCGGGCGACTGGGTGAAGATTATCGCCGAGGAACACGGCGCCGAGGTCGTCGGCGAGGAGTACATTCCGCTGAGCGAATCGCAGTTCGGCTCGACGATCAACGACATCCGGGCGGCCGACCCCGACTTCGTGATGTCGATGCTCGTCGGCCAGGACCACTCCTCGTTCTACGAGCAGCGGCTGGCCAGCGGGCTCACCGACGTCCCGATAGGGACGTCGACGAACATGGCACAGGAGCGCGAACACCTCCGGATCGATCCGCCCGCGCTGGAGGACGTCTACGCCGGCGTCAGCTACATGGAGGAGCTGCCGACCGAACGCAACG
Above is a genomic segment from Haloterrigena salifodinae containing:
- a CDS encoding aldo/keto reductase produces the protein MEYTTLGSTGMEVSRLCLGCMSFGSSDWREWVLDDEESTEIIDRAIDLGINFFDTANMYSKGESERILGEALEGYREESVVATKGYFQMREDDPNSGGLSRKAIEQELEASRERLGMDTIDLYQIHRWDDDTPIETTMRALDDAVRRGHVRYLGASSMWAHQFAESLQTSDRLGLERFVTMQNHYNLVYREEEREMLPLCKTEDVGVVPWSPLARGYLTRPHEEIDATTRGENEEHLYDHPYREGGGREINERVAEIAADKGATMAQISLAWLLHKDWVDAPIVGTTSVEHLEQAVEALEIDLSASDIAYLEEPYEPVPVSGHS
- a CDS encoding MarR family winged helix-turn-helix transcriptional regulator — encoded protein: MSTDVGAADGAAGRELLHFVTQETRFAIVANILQHPEGLPSMYELEELNPSVSDATVYKHVQKLIDAGIVEAVALPDDERRQGYPWKFYGLTDEGRAFLERHNLLQAEATLERIYGTISDKSEKMVKYENAPRPNRN
- a CDS encoding glycosyltransferase family 4 protein, with the protein product MKIAYISASNPISSIGGAANTVDKWIDELRQRGVDIDVICHGESDASRVEDGIEITELSGFEPRDEIAARLTDGEYDVALVQDLWADIALEAAAEHGVPTVLSLTTTHATEEVVADLSPTRFVANSRYTQQWITSVWGRDSTLVYPHIDFDFYTAPEGPSDRISMINPIDMKGGHTFRAVAERFPDREFLAKGGWYSFRNDDFSWDVEALHLQGSTFHGAPSDVPEAEILERGPTDVAFDDLENVAFTSEPGILEVYAKTGVLLVPSVWAEAFGRVVLEAMWNGIPVVASHRGGLPEACSGAGLLVDEYTDPDAWAEAIEKLDDPDVYEGFAERGRERAEAYRDRLPEQIDALETVLAETAAEG
- a CDS encoding urease accessory protein UreF — its product is MTTERNTEPESPEPNADSDRTPDSSADASAFLSALRLSDSFLPVGGYTASYGLEQYINEDRIEDGDDLRELIAAYLRRVVGPCETVALANAHAASAAGDVEALLAVDERLHAVTMPREFRESSTKAGAKLCELLAETDTKDGAEGSDETESDVSDLESAVADAVAADETPGHYPVAFGVVAQARGLSRREACLAHAHAFVTGLLGAAQRLGRFGHTEIQSVLAALEPVIAAVCERHVDDEPEAMVSFAPLAEIMGMCHERAGRRLFMS
- the ureE gene encoding urease accessory protein UreE, which produces MERIDGVVGNVHADDELAALRAEHDERGTLERVVIDADERRRSRFRATTDAGTDVGVIVDTAAVSAGDVLLVEDDRMIVVAFEPRDVLAVSLPDATDEALEAAVELGHRIGNQHWDLAVEGGTVYVPLEADRHIVERVVADVVPGSEVWETTVEADLFVTDIDDAGARGVDHGHEGDHDHGHTHEHGGHTHGHDGQGHDSAEHGNGHSHEYDHDH
- a CDS encoding urease accessory protein UreD translates to MSAGRSSMPDEGTSLPPAFEGYADESLAQAPAGGPGKNGLLEAAFARRDDGPTRLIRDRVKVPYHLTGTLETDPAPGLTTLLAQEPTGGVAQGDRHRLWIETREGARAHVTTQSATKVHSMDANYAHLDASLRAESGSYLEYVPGPTIVNEDARCLQTIDVALADDACVVVADVLVPDGLTDHEPFGFDHYHARVEAERDGRLVCADAVDLRPSEREPRDPASVGEYGVVGSLYVFAPASSDEIAGATAAAPETDPEPATLESLIEGIHERLSDRDGVEAGVSTLPHEAGAIVRILGDREADVTETLRAAWDETRRRLLGVGAPADRRY
- the ureG gene encoding urease accessory protein UreG, which translates into the protein MGYRDVAKVGLGGPVGSGKTALVKRLVPELVERDYEVGVIANDIMTQEDADVFRESFADLLPADLVEGVETGACPHTGIREDPSMNLAAIDEFTERHPELDVVLIESGGDNLAATFNPELADYFLFVISVAEGEDIPRKRGPGVTQADLLVVNKTDLAPHVDADLDVIEADASEVRGDDPFVFTNCKDAEGVDAVLEHVEREVLFA
- a CDS encoding urease subunit gamma, translating into MGMNLSPKEMERLTVFMAAELARRRKDRGVKLNHPETVAYISDWACEAAREGKSVSQIRSEATQLLTREDVMDGVPEMVDMIQIEPVFPDGTKLVTIHDPIRADGPEQLETVDPDPGEDLEGEVE
- the ureC gene encoding urease subunit alpha, which gives rise to MSRDLPREEYAELFGATEGDHLRLGDTNLFAEIETDYGVPGEEAVFGGGKTMRDGMGMQSGTTQAEGTLDWAFTNVVIIDPVLGICKGDIGVRDGKIVGVGKAGNPDTMDGVDMVIGPSTDTIPADGLIATPGALDIHVHFNSPQLVEHALGAGVTTMLGGGFGGGATTCTPGPRNIQRFLQAAEDWPVNVGFYAKGNSSRPEALVEQIEAGACGMKLHEDWGSTPAAIDTCLEVADEEDVQVCIHTDTLNESGFVEHTFDAIDGRAIHTFHIEGAGGGHAPDVLELIGHEHMLPSSTNPSMPYTENTFDEHLDMVMVCHHLDPDIPEDVAFAESRIRAETIGAEDVLHDTGAISMMTTDSQAMGRMAELISRTWQTAHKMKAQRGPLEADEGTDADNARIKRYVAKYTINPAITAGIDDYVGSLEPGKLADIALWDPAFFGVKPKAVIKGGFPVWSQMGEANGSLMTCEPVIGRERAGAQGRAKHGLSVTFVSEAADENEVGDAYDLKTPVRPVEGTRDVRKSDMLHNDHCPDDIEIDAQTFEVEVDGEHVTCDPAEEVPLAQRYLL
- a CDS encoding urease subunit beta, translating into MSEFVPGELRPAEEPVRLNEGRETATVTVENTGDRPVQVGSHFHFFEINPGLAFDRETAYGMRLDVPAGTAVRFEPGCEREVDLVAIGGDRTVYGMGGLVEGDLDDDAVKTRAMERARERGYIADPAVDETTEGDE
- a CDS encoding urea ABC transporter substrate-binding protein; translated protein: MTGRQCSRRDVLAGGSASALAGLAGCVAEGGLVGLGDGSSGPTVAILEDRSGTFALTGTAKYRTTKLAIEEINRDGGILGEEIDVFAPDPQSDNMRYQDLSRYAIYREDVDVMWAGYSSATREAIRPIVNEHEQLYFYTTQYEGGVCDKTVFPLGATARQQLGAVVPYMIEEYGDEIYTIAADYNFGQLSGDWVKIIAEEHGAEVVGEEYIPLSESQFGSTINDIRAADPDFVMSMLVGQDHSSFYEQRLASGLTDVPIGTSTNMAQEREHLRIDPPALEDVYAGVSYMEELPTERNEAFVERYYDRWDDAEYINQEAQNNYFSVYLYKEAVERAGTFDQEAVIEELESGIEVEAPEGDVTLDPATHHVEHNMRVAHADETHEISFDDERTIEPSFLHDVGCDLTSEAEQTQYEPADYYEVI